Below is a genomic region from Telmatobacter sp. DSM 110680.
AACAATTTTGCCGCCTATGAAAAAAGCGGCGAAGGCGTTTTCGTGATGACCAATGGCGACAACGGCGGCCAGATTGCCGACGAGGTAATGCACAGCGTCGCCGCCGAATACCAGTGGCCGGATTTCAAGCCAACCGTCCGCACCGCAATCCACGTTGATCCCAAGGTTCTGGCCAGCTATGTCGGAACGTACGAACTCGACAAAAGTGTTGATCTCGCCATCACCGTCGAAAACGGGCAGCTGATGGGACAGGCCACTGGGCAGGGAAAGACTCCCATCTACGCCGAGACCGAAACGAAGTTCTTCCTCCTCGCTGCCCCCACGAGCTTGGAGTTTGTGAAGGATGATCAGGGCAAAGTGACTTCCGTCGTCCTCCATCTATACGGCCACGACAGGAAGGCTCCGAAAAAATAGCAGAGACCGCTACCACTGCAAGCGCAGCAGAGATATAGCCTGTCGCGGCAACTCCATTGCGACGGTCACTTTGCCCTCGTTGACGTCGAGCCACTGCGGAGACGTCAGCAACTCCAATTGCCCGGCCTGGCGCAGTTCGGCGTATTGCTTGGCAGTTGGCGATTGCGGAGATCCCATCTGCTTCCACACCGTGTAGGCGTTGCTGTGAGAGTCGTCGATTCGATAATGCTCCAGCAGCACGCGCTTCACACCGGCGGGAACGTCAGCGATGGTCAACTGCACCGTTGCCGCCGGCGCTGATAGATCGTCATCGTGGTAGTTCCACACCATCACCGCTGCCTGTCGCGCTGCTTTCGTAGCGAAAGCGTCCACGTCCGAATTTTGCCGGACACCAGACTTAAGCACGTCCTCAAGCGAGCGCCGCCCAGTGCTTTCTGCCTCCACGCGATCGCCCGACATGAGTCCAGCCATGCGGAACACATTCAAGATCGGCTTGTCGATTCCATTGGTGGCAAGCGTGCGAAATCCTTCAAAGTAGTCCTTGCCTTCAAATTCGAATGACCACGACAGCATCCCTGCCAGGTTCACGCCTTCCTGGTCGCCGAGGTCCATCAGGGACTTCATGGCGACTGCAGTATAGGCGGCATAGAGAGGCCCGTTGCGATAGGCGTTTGCCGGGTTGATCTTCATCGAGCAGGCGGCGCAACCTTCAGGATCGGCCTCGCTCAAGATGATGGGAAGTCGCTTGAACTTTGGATATTTGGCGACGATGCCAAACCCAGTTCGAGCGGCCTTCAGCTCATCGGCAAGCCCCATGCGCACGTGCCCGTCCACCGTTTCCGGATGTCCCTTGGGATGGAAGGAGATAAAATCCAGCGGCACCGGCTTGCCGTCGGCCGCGCTCCTATCGCTGAGACAATGCTTCAGGAATGCGTCCAGGAATTCTGCAGACTTTCCAGGGTTAGGGCCCGTAGTTGCCGGACCACCCACCTTCGCGCCCGGCAACGCTGCACGAACTCCGGCAACCGCGTAGTCATACAGTTTGAAATATTCCTCCCGGGTGCCGTGCCAATACACAATGTCCGGTTCATTCCACACTTCGAAGTACCAGGTGCTTACCGTATCGCGCCCATAGCGTTTCACGAGATGCTCGGTAAACTTCCGCACCAGTTCGCCCCACATCGCATAATCCCTGGGAGGATTGTTGGATGCGCCGGCCATCGTCGGATGCGGGTAATGAACCTGGTATTCATTTACGCCAGGCACATCCGATGCAAGGTCCTTCGGCATGAACCCCAGTTCGACGAACGGCCGCACACCCGCGCGCTGATACTCGTCAAAGGTCTCGTCGGTGATGGTGAAGTCGTAGACCGGTTTCCCTTGGGCATCGAGAGAGAAAACATTCGAAGAAGACCACTTCAACTCCGCGACACCATTACCCGAAGTCAGCAGATGATGCGCGCGAATGTACACTGGCTCCGCAGTAAGGTCGTGCAACTCACGCAATAGCTGCTTACCGTATTGCATCGTCGTATAGTTCGATTCGTCATAGCCAAACCACCGGTATATGGGCGTATCGGGACCGAGAGATTTCGCCAGATCGACGCGAATTTTTACCGCGGCGGGCGCAGACGCTTGTGCGAGGCAAGCTGAACCGGCAGCGCAACCGAGTAAAACGCACGAAATTTTTATGCCCCGCATCCATCTCCGCATCTTTGCTCACCCCGGCTTGATCATGCAGAATCGCCTTTCATCTTGACAAGCCGCGCAAGGCATAAGATTATTATGCCTATGTCGATTAGGCCTAACGAAGGAATGCCTGCCGGCGCGCTTCCCATGCTGATCCTGCGCGTCCTTCAATCGAATTCGCTGCATGGCTATGCCATCGCCCAGCGAATTCACCTTCTCTCCAGCGAGGTCCTCGCCGTCGAAGAAGGCCTGCTCTACCCCACACTGCAAAAGATGCTTCTCAAAGGCTGGGTCACCGCCGAGTGGGGTATCTCAGAAACGAATCGCAAAGTTCGCTTCTATCGTTTGACGCCTGCGGGACGCGCCCATTTGAAGGCTGAACTGGCCGGATATGACCGCGTCACCCAAGCCATACAGGACATTCTGCGCACTGCATAGGAGGTTTCCCATGGGCGAGCTTTGGCGCCGTTTCACTTATCTTTTCAACCGCCGCCGTATCGATGCCGAACTCGAGTCCGACATGGAGTTCCACCGCGAGATGGCCGCGCGATCAGGCCGCAATAATTTCGGCAACACTCTGCGTATGCGCGAGCAAGCCCGCGAAGCCTGGGGCTGGACATGGCTCGATCGCCTCATCCAGGACTTGCAATACGGCATCCGCATTCTCGTCCGCGCACCCGGCTTCACACTGATGGCCGTGCTCATTCTCGCCATCGGCATCGGCGTCAACGTCTCCGCTTTCAGCCTGTTCAACATGGTTGCGCTCAAGCCGCTCCCTGTCCGCGATCCAGCGAGCATCGTCCGGCTTGAGCGTCGCTCGCTCGACTCTTACACCAGTGAGATGGCCTATCCGTCGTTCGCTTTCTATCGCGACCACGCGCATACCCTCTCCGCCGCGATCGCAGTACTTGGCGTCCCTCCCATGCAGATCGATGACGACACTCAGCTCACCGGCGCTTCATTCATTACTCCCAACTACTTCACTGAACTCGGTACCCAGGCCGCATACGGCCGCCTCTTCGAGCCCTCGCTTGACTCGTCGCCTTCTGCTTCCCCCGTCGTCATCCTCAGCTACGAACTCTGGCAGCACCGCTTCTCCGCCGATCCCTCTGTCGTTGGCCGTGTCATCTACATCAACAAGAGGCCTGCCACCATCATCGGCATCACCCCCTACGCCCTCGCCAGTTTTGGCGGTCAGCATCCCGAGCTCTGGATGCCGATGGCGCAACAGCCTTACTTCATTGAAGGCAGTAAAGCCCTCAGTGACTGGAATGACTCCACCGTCCGCATGTGGGGTCGACTCGCACCCGGCGTCAGCGCGAAAGCCGCCGAGCAGGAGTTGCGCACTCTCACCGATCAGCTCCGTAAGCAGCATCCCGAAGCTGTCTGGGACAACGAATACATCCAGAGTTCCCCTGGCGGACACTTGCAGGTCATGCAGCCCCAGATGTATCGCATCGCCGCGATGGTAGCTGTTCTCACCCTGCTCATCCTCGCAGTCGCGTGCGCCAATCTCGGCGGCCTGATGCTCGCGCGAGCCGTCGCGCGTCAGCACGAAATCGGGATCCGCATCGCCATCGGCGCCGGCCGCGGACGCATCCTGCGCCAACTCCTTACCGAAAGCCTGCTACTTTCCTCGCTCGGCTCGATTGCCGGTCTCGCTCTCGGCTGCCTGGTAATTCGACTTGTCCTTTCCGCGCCGAATACACCCCGCTGGTTGAGTGCGATACCCGATTGGCGCGTGCTGGCATTTACCGCTGTTGCAACGGTTCTCTCTGCTGCCTTCTTCGGCCTCGCACCAGCTCTCCAGGTTGAGCGGCAGCGCCAGCATAAAACGATCGTGCGCCAGGTGCTGGTAGCAGCGCAGGTCGCGGCAAGCTGCATACTTCTGATTGTCGCGGCACTGTTGCTCCGCGCCACGCAGCACGCGCTCTACACCGATCCCGGCTTCGGTTATCAACAACTCATCTCCGTCGACGCGCAGTTGGGCAAGCACGGCTACACCGCGGAAACCGCTCGAGCTTATCTCGACCAGGTGCAGAATCGCCTGCGCGCCGTTCCTGGCGTCAGCGCGGTGTCTCTGGTGAAACTTCCACCGCTTGGCCACACTGTGTCCAACAGCTCCACACAGATCAACGGCCGCACTGTCACCATCTATCCCAACTGGGTTGACCCCACCTTCTTCGCGACTATGGGCATCCCGCTCAAAACAGGCCGCACCTTCTACTCCGGCGAGAAGCACGCCGTCATCGTCAGCGAGTCCTTCGCCCGCCAGCAGTGGCCCGGTCAGAATCCGCTCGGCCAGCAAATGGGCGATGGCAAGACAAAAGACACCGTGGTCGGCGTTGCCGGTGATGCGCACATCAATGCCCTCAACGACGACGATGCAGCAGAACAATACTGGCCCGCTCAGCCAGACGACATGCCCGGCATGGTCGTCATCGTGCGCGCCGCAGGTGAACCCGGCTCCCTGACTCCCGCTATCAAATCCGTCAGCGAAAGTCTCGATCCCAAAGCCATGCCGGAGATCCGGCAGATCAAGCTGCTCTATCGCGAAGACATTTCGCGTATTGAATTGATCGCTTCCGCCGTCAGCGCCATCGGCCTCGCGGCAGTGTGCCTGGCCGGTATCGGACTCATTGGACTCGTGGCCTTCACCGTCTCGCAGCGCACCAAGGAAATCGCAATTCGAATTGCTCTCGGAGCCCGGCCCGTCTCGGTCCTCGCGGCGGTCCTGCACCAATACACATGGCCGGTCGCTCTGGGATTGCTCGCCGGAGGCTCACTCGCTGCGTTCGCTTCCCGCGTTCTCCGTGTCGGCCTGTACGGCGTCAGCAATCTCGACCCGGCTAGCTATGCAGGAGCTATCGTTGTGTTAATTTCTATCGTGCTCGCCGCAGCATTGTGGCCCGCCCGGCGCGCGCTGCGGCTCGATCTCGCCAAAACATTGCATTACGAGTAAGTGCCAAATATGACGAATTCTGTCACTGGCATCTTGGCGTTGTACTGCCACCCGGAACAGTCATAAGCTGCCAGTCAGTACACAGGAATCCCGCCATCGGAAAACAGAGGATCTGACCAGCAACATCCCCGCCGAAGGCGTACGGGGATGTTGATCAACCAGTAACTGACGGGTGGGCGGTCACTCACCCACATCCTTGGGGTCGTTGCGTTTGGATAGGAGTTGCTTGAACTCCTGACTGTTGAAGATGTCCGTTAACACAGCACGGGTGTTGTCATCGAGCGGCCAGATCGTGCGCCACTCCACATCTTTCATCAAAACGCCAGAACGCAAGACACGAAGGCTCGCTGTCTTCGAATCAGAATCAACCTCTTCGACCATAAAGGTCCCAAGATGATTAAGCAGAAGCACCTCTTCCCCAACGGTAGGGACGTAATCGCGTCTCATGGGCATTAGCAACTCCGAGACCTCTCCACATCGGCCAAAGTATACCCGTCACACCGCTGCTCCCTCCGAGCGAAAACGGTTGCGAGAGTGTAGTGGACAATCCGGACATAACGCAAATCTGGATTACTTCCGGGTTGGCGGTCATTCGACCGGAACGCGAAATCCTAGCGGGAAGCGCGTTTCCGCGATACTAATCACAACGCGACCTTCCCTTTCCTATGTAACTGCCGGGAGGACCTTGTCGAAGAAGTCGGCGTGACGACTCGAATCGCATGAGCTAGAGGTCCTGAAAAATCGGCGTTGCCGTTGGCGTTTGTCAGGACCTATCCGAAGAAGTTCGCTGATGTCCTGTAAATCTCATCGATCATGTGGTGTTGCCGCACAGCATCTCTAAAGTTGCTGGCTTCTGACGTGCCATTCAGCTTGTCACTTGCGTACGCGGCATAGAGGTAAGCCATGTCTTGTGCGCTGACGTCGAGACCGGACTTGGCGAGAGGTTGGTACTTCTCGGGAATAGGCATCGGCGAGAAGGTCGTCGCGTCGCCTTTCATACCTTCAATGGCGTTATCGTCCTTGTTTTGGAACGCAAGAACGTTAGTGACGCGGAGAACGCCTTCAGTTCCTGAGATATCGATGTGAAGGCCGGTGCGATGCTTTTGTGCTCCTTCCACCTGCATTGAGAAGAGCCCGCTATTCTCAAGCGTTCCGATCACCATGACCTCATTTGGATTTGTATTCGGAATCTGTTCACCAGTCTCCAGAACAGTGAAGTACGGAAACTGAGTCTCGATAACAGCGGTTAGCTTCTTCGGGAAGCCGACAGAGCGAAAAAGCATGTCTCCAAAATGCGCTGCGTAGATCGACAGGACATTCGAGAAGTTGGCGGCGTCGAAGGCCCAACTGTACCTTCCGGGCATATCCGGGACAAAAGCATCTGCGCTGACGGTCATGTGAACACCGCGAATCTTGCCAACGTAACCTTGCTCAATGAGATCGCGGGTATAGCGGGCGCTTGGCCCCATGCGACGTTGCAAACCGACGATATGCCTCACGCCCTTCGCTTCGGCCAGCGAAAGCAGCTCCTCTGACTCTGCCGTGCTCGTGGTCAGCGGCCATTCGCTGTACACATCTTTGCCTGCCGCAATGGCCTGCCTCACCAAGCGAGCGTGTTCCGGAGCGGGCGCTACAACCGCCACCAAGTCCACATCAGGGTGGCTGATGAGTGACTGCTCGTCCCAAAACGCATGCTTGATTTGGAACTGCTTCGCGGTTTCCTCTGCCGTCTCCTTTTTCCGGTTCGATACGGCAACGATCTCGAACTGGTCCAAAGCTTTCAGAGCTGGGA
It encodes:
- a CDS encoding beta-xylosidase, with translation MRGIKISCVLLGCAAGSACLAQASAPAAVKIRVDLAKSLGPDTPIYRWFGYDESNYTTMQYGKQLLRELHDLTAEPVYIRAHHLLTSGNGVAELKWSSSNVFSLDAQGKPVYDFTITDETFDEYQRAGVRPFVELGFMPKDLASDVPGVNEYQVHYPHPTMAGASNNPPRDYAMWGELVRKFTEHLVKRYGRDTVSTWYFEVWNEPDIVYWHGTREEYFKLYDYAVAGVRAALPGAKVGGPATTGPNPGKSAEFLDAFLKHCLSDRSAADGKPVPLDFISFHPKGHPETVDGHVRMGLADELKAARTGFGIVAKYPKFKRLPIILSEADPEGCAACSMKINPANAYRNGPLYAAYTAVAMKSLMDLGDQEGVNLAGMLSWSFEFEGKDYFEGFRTLATNGIDKPILNVFRMAGLMSGDRVEAESTGRRSLEDVLKSGVRQNSDVDAFATKAARQAAVMVWNYHDDDLSAPAATVQLTIADVPAGVKRVLLEHYRIDDSHSNAYTVWKQMGSPQSPTAKQYAELRQAGQLELLTSPQWLDVNEGKVTVAMELPRQAISLLRLQW
- a CDS encoding PadR family transcriptional regulator, translated to MSIRPNEGMPAGALPMLILRVLQSNSLHGYAIAQRIHLLSSEVLAVEEGLLYPTLQKMLLKGWVTAEWGISETNRKVRFYRLTPAGRAHLKAELAGYDRVTQAIQDILRTA
- a CDS encoding ABC transporter permease — its product is MGELWRRFTYLFNRRRIDAELESDMEFHREMAARSGRNNFGNTLRMREQAREAWGWTWLDRLIQDLQYGIRILVRAPGFTLMAVLILAIGIGVNVSAFSLFNMVALKPLPVRDPASIVRLERRSLDSYTSEMAYPSFAFYRDHAHTLSAAIAVLGVPPMQIDDDTQLTGASFITPNYFTELGTQAAYGRLFEPSLDSSPSASPVVILSYELWQHRFSADPSVVGRVIYINKRPATIIGITPYALASFGGQHPELWMPMAQQPYFIEGSKALSDWNDSTVRMWGRLAPGVSAKAAEQELRTLTDQLRKQHPEAVWDNEYIQSSPGGHLQVMQPQMYRIAAMVAVLTLLILAVACANLGGLMLARAVARQHEIGIRIAIGAGRGRILRQLLTESLLLSSLGSIAGLALGCLVIRLVLSAPNTPRWLSAIPDWRVLAFTAVATVLSAAFFGLAPALQVERQRQHKTIVRQVLVAAQVAASCILLIVAALLLRATQHALYTDPGFGYQQLISVDAQLGKHGYTAETARAYLDQVQNRLRAVPGVSAVSLVKLPPLGHTVSNSSTQINGRTVTIYPNWVDPTFFATMGIPLKTGRTFYSGEKHAVIVSESFARQQWPGQNPLGQQMGDGKTKDTVVGVAGDAHINALNDDDAAEQYWPAQPDDMPGMVVIVRAAGEPGSLTPAIKSVSESLDPKAMPEIRQIKLLYREDISRIELIASAVSAIGLAAVCLAGIGLIGLVAFTVSQRTKEIAIRIALGARPVSVLAAVLHQYTWPVALGLLAGGSLAAFASRVLRVGLYGVSNLDPASYAGAIVVLISIVLAAALWPARRALRLDLAKTLHYE
- a CDS encoding Gfo/Idh/MocA family oxidoreductase, coding for MGSGKIRVGILGAGGWAKYGHIPALKALDQFEIVAVSNRKKETAEETAKQFQIKHAFWDEQSLISHPDVDLVAVVAPAPEHARLVRQAIAAGKDVYSEWPLTTSTAESEELLSLAEAKGVRHIVGLQRRMGPSARYTRDLIEQGYVGKIRGVHMTVSADAFVPDMPGRYSWAFDAANFSNVLSIYAAHFGDMLFRSVGFPKKLTAVIETQFPYFTVLETGEQIPNTNPNEVMVIGTLENSGLFSMQVEGAQKHRTGLHIDISGTEGVLRVTNVLAFQNKDDNAIEGMKGDATTFSPMPIPEKYQPLAKSGLDVSAQDMAYLYAAYASDKLNGTSEASNFRDAVRQHHMIDEIYRTSANFFG